A window from Fibrobacter sp. UWB11 encodes these proteins:
- a CDS encoding RloB family protein, with protein sequence MKKIKPEIKETPHFRTEVLYQFEDGSRPLNPIEPYIISGGCVTERCYFSHLANCSNYKFTILPRYFGNEASYADVFPKHVDDILSGNPDAKIYCVFDLDTVLGNLTREKDVKRKYAVANKKTFDEFKKKYENSENVVLCPSMPCFEYWFLLHFINDVTLYKTCGSVVKKLELYIRNYFPDAILPNKALFKMKKIRNLDKVKLGSILKTESYLDNDEWVRKLCAEGKLENAIRNAEKNINLAQEKGLLDSQSYTYVFFPFKNYETDITH encoded by the coding sequence ATGAAAAAAATAAAGCCGGAAATTAAAGAGACCCCGCATTTCAGAACGGAAGTTTTATATCAGTTTGAAGATGGTTCAAGACCTTTAAATCCTATAGAACCATATATTATTAGTGGTGGGTGCGTTACAGAGCGTTGTTATTTCAGTCATTTGGCAAATTGCTCTAATTATAAATTTACGATATTGCCTAGATATTTTGGGAATGAAGCTTCCTATGCAGATGTTTTTCCAAAACATGTTGACGATATTTTGTCTGGAAATCCAGATGCCAAGATATATTGTGTATTTGATCTTGATACGGTTCTAGGAAATTTAACGAGAGAGAAGGATGTAAAGCGTAAATATGCTGTAGCGAATAAAAAGACCTTTGACGAATTTAAGAAAAAATATGAGAATTCCGAAAATGTTGTGTTGTGCCCTAGCATGCCTTGCTTTGAATACTGGTTTTTACTGCATTTTATAAATGATGTAACCTTGTATAAAACATGTGGCAGCGTTGTCAAAAAATTAGAGCTGTATATACGTAATTATTTTCCTGACGCTATATTGCCAAATAAAGCGCTTTTTAAAATGAAGAAAATCAGAAATTTAGATAAAGTTAAACTCGGTAGTATTCTGAAAACGGAATCTTATCTTGATAATGATGAGTGGGTAAGAAAGCTTTGTGCTGAGGGAAAGCTAGAAAATGCAATTCGAAATGCTGAAAAAAATATAAATCTTGCTCAAGAGAAAGGGCTTCTTGATAGTCAATCATATACATATGTTTTTTTTCCTTTCAAAAATTATGAAACTGATATAACACATTGA